One Pocillopora verrucosa isolate sample1 chromosome 10, ASM3666991v2, whole genome shotgun sequence genomic window carries:
- the LOC131781055 gene encoding uncharacterized protein, giving the protein MASSKLKSDVTVDYISKHCPAFFGGGCPYAKLAQEKKGVCAKCPPFNNGCPFKQCKTVGELQDMMGQMRDQSKGEAQWIEFLKDVHFLTKEKHVEYGTVSPQSSFKGGCPFAKDAAGREILKPAYTVCPYSLTVEEILKKCPVFGKGVCPYKALADEMKGIAGNCPGFKDGCPFKNLKTMGEYVGKLAEMRDKTATPKGRAAFEKLMKRVHEISKEAEKKAGPWPFPPDTCPIFARDAHGKCIMPKYN; this is encoded by the exons ATGGCTTCATCTAAGCTA AAGTCAGACGTCACCGTGGATTACATATCGAAGCACTGCCCAGCATTTTTCGGTGGTGGCTGCCCATATGCCAAGCTTGCCCAAGAAAAGAAAGGCGTCTGTGCCAAATGTCCTCCTTTCAACAATGGCTGCCCCTTCAAACAATGCAAGACCGTGGGTGAGCTTCAAGACATGATGGGTCAGATGCGTGATCAGTCCAAAGGTGAAGCTCAATGGATCGAGTTTTTGAAGGATGTCCACTTTCTTACTAAGGAAAAACACGTAGAGTATGGAACTGTCTCCCCTCAAAGCTCCTTCAAGGGTGGCTGCCCCTTTGCCAAAGATGCTGCAGGAAGGGAGATTTTGAAACCTGCATACACTGTG TGTCCATATTCTTTGACGGTTGAGGAGATCCTTAAGAAGTGCCCAGTTTTTGGCAAAGGCGTGTGCCCTTATAAAGCTCTTGctgatgaaatgaaaggaaTCGCCGGAAACTGCCCTGGTTTCAAAGACGGATGTCCATTCAAGAACCTGAAAACTATGGGTGAGTACGTGGGCAAATTGGCCGAAATGCGAGATAAGACAGCCACTCCTAAGGGTCGAGCTGCATTCGAGAAGCTGATGAAGAGGGTTCATGAGATCTCCAAGGAGGCTGAGAAGAAGGCTGGACCTTGGCCATTCCCTCCAGATACCTGCCCAATCTTTGCCCGTGATGCCCATGGAAAGTGCATCATGCCAAAATACAATTAG